Genomic window (Deinococcus cellulosilyticus NBRC 106333 = KACC 11606):
CTGCCGGAGTGGTTCATCGCCTGCCCTCCGGCCCTCTCCATGATGCTGCTGAGGTCGCCAGAGCAGGCATCCCCACGGTGATGCTGTTCGTGCAGAGTCTGCGCGGCATCAGCCACAACAAGATCGAAGACACTTTAGAAGAGCACATCGAAATGAGCGTGACGGCACTCGGGAAACTGACGGATCAGGTGATTGGGTGGGTGCTCAATCACGCCGAGGGCCGAGGGCCGAGCGACCAGTGCGACGCGGGCCGTCCCGCAAGCACGACTTCGGGTCAAGACAGAGCCGAGAGCCTGTGAGAAAGTTGAATCTGAAGAGGTGACCATGCTCCCCACCCTGCAGGAAATTCTCAACCTTCCAGCGTTCCGCAAAGCAGAAGTGCTGTGTGGGTTCAGTCAGCTGAATCAGGTGGTGACCTGGGTGCACGTCAGTGAAGTGCTGGATGCGCACAGGTTCCTGTCTGGTGGGGAACTCCTGCTGACCACCGGGGTGGAACTGGCCCGTGCAAAACCCCAGGAGCAGGCGAACTTCATCACCTCTCTGGCGCAGGGGGGAGCCCATGGGCTGATCATCGAACTGGTGCAGTGGATGAAGGAGGTCCCGCAGGATGTCCTTGCTGCAGCCCGACTCTATGATTTTCCCCTGATGGTCTTTAAGGAAGAAGTGCGTTATGCAGACCTCACCCGAGCAGCCCACCAGAGAATTTTGCAGCCCCACAGGGAAACCACCCTGGAAGGCAACCCCATCATTGAAGCCCTGGTTGAAACGGGCCGCCACACGCAATTTCTGGCCGATCAGCTGGGACCCATCCTGAGCCTGCCCAGCCGTCCCAGAAGTTCCCTTTTAAGCACCCTGCAGACCCTGCTAAACCACCAGTTCAACATTGCAGAAGCCGCCCGCATTCTCGGGGTCAGAAGACAGACCATTTATTACCGTCTGGAACAGCTGAGAGGCATGCTGGGAGATCTGGATTCCCCAAAAAGACAGCTTTACTTGCAAGTTGCACTGGAAGTGCTGGTGCTGGAACCCACAGATTTTGACACTCTGTCTCTTGTGAGGCAGGAAAACAAAAAAATACTATAGGGAGCAAGGAAACCCCATCCCGCCCTTCTTCCAGATCCATGTTCCATGCTCTGGTGTGATCCTTTCGTTCCATTGCAAGTTGAAGATTTGAGGCAAGACAGGCATGACCCTGGTGCTCTCGGCCCTCGGCTCTCAGCCCTTCTTGACCTCACAAAGTGCTTGCGGGATGGCCCGCGTCGCACAGGTCGCTCGACATTTCCGGAGGAAATTTATGGACAGCAAGGAAGTCATCCAGCAGAACCGTGATTACACCCTGTTCTCCTGGTCGGTGCAGAGCCAGGCCAACCCCATCCACATTGCTGGAGGCAAAGGAGCCTACTTTTTTGATGGGGATGGCAACCACTGGCTGGATTTCAGTTCTCAACTGATCAACATCAACGTGGGGCACCAGCATCCCAAAGTGCTGGAGGCCATCAAGAAGCAGGTGGATGAACTGTGCTTTGCAGCCCCTGCTTTTGCCAGCAAACCCAGAGGGGAACTCGGCAAGAGACTTGCAGAAGTGACTGGCCTTGCCAAGAGTTTTTTCACCCTCGGAGGCAGTGAGGCCAACGAGAACGCCATGAAGATCGCCCGTCTGGTGACCGGCAGGGACAAGATCATCACCCGTTACCGCAGTTACCACGGGGCAACGATGGGGTCCATGACGGCTTCGGGTGATCCGAGACGCTGGCCTGTGGAGCCGGGAATTCCCGGAATTGTGCGCGTGTTTGATCCTTACTGTTACCGCTGCCCTTTCGGGAAGCAACCCGACTGGTGCCACCGGGAGTGCGTGAGCCACATTGAAGAGGTCATCCAGATGGAAGGCCCCCACACCATTGCAGCCATCATGGTGGAAGGCATCACAGGATCGAACGGTCTGCTGGTTCCCCCCGATGATTACTACCCCAAATTGCGCGCCCTGTGCGACAAATACGGCATCCTCCTCATCGACGATGAGGTGATGAGCGGATTTGGCCGCACTGGAACCTACCTTGCCACCCAGCACTACGGCATCAAGCCAGACATCGTGACCTGTGCCAAAGGCCTGACCTCCGGGTACATGCCCCTCGGTGCTGTGATTGTCTCGGACAGAATTGCACAGCATTTTGAGAACACCATGCTGTGGGGCGGCCTGACCTACTCCAGTCACCCGGTGAGCTGCGCTGCTGCCATTGCCAACCTCGATGTGTACGAAGAGGAACGCATTTTCGACAACGTGAACAGTCTGGGCCACCACCTTGGGCAGCGTCTCGAAGCCATGAAAGAGAAGTTCGCGTGTGTGGGGGATGTGCGCTACATTGGCCTCTTCAGCGTGCTGGAACTCGTCAAGAACAAGGAAACCCGTGAACCTCTGGCCCCTTTCAATGGCAGTTCTCCAGAAATGCAGAAACTGGCCGCTTACCTGAAAAGCAAACACATCTATGCCTTCGTGCGTTTCAACATGGTCTGGGTCTGCCCGCCCCTGGTGATCAGCCAGGAAGACCTCGACAAGGGGCTGGACGTGTACGAGGAAGCCCTGGCCCTGGTCGATGAGATGATTCAGGCTCCGGCCGCGGATTGACCCAGGGCGAGGCATGCCTCGCCCCTACAGATTTCAAACCCAACGAGGTACCCAAAATGACCATCAGTCAGGACATCAAACGCATCAGCCACTGGGTGAACGGCACCGTCACCCCCAGCAACAGCGGACGGCACGGCAACGTGTACAATCCGGCCACCGGAGAAATTCAGGCCACCGTGGATTTTGCCAGCACAGAGGAACTGGATCATGTCATTGCAGTGGCTAAAGAGGCCTTCAAAACCTGGAGGAGCACCCCGCTCTCAAAACGGGCTGACATCCTGTTCAAGTTCCGGGATCTGGTGGACAGGAACCGTCTGGAACTGGCAAAATTGCTCACTGCTGAGCACGGGAAAGTCACCAGCGATGCTCTGGGCGAGATCGCCCGTGGTCTGGAGAACGTGGAGTTCGCCTGTGGGATTCCCAACCTGTTGAAAGGCAATTACAGCGAGCAGGCTTCCACAGGGGTGGATGTGTATTCCATTCCTCAGCCTCTGGGGGTGGTGGCAGGGATCACGCCGTTCAATTTCCCTGCGATGGTGCCCATGTGGATGTTTGCCAATGCCATTGGGTGCGGGAACACCTTCATCCTGAAGCCCAGTGAGAAGGACCCCAGTGCAAGCCTCTTCATGGCCGATCTGCTGAAACAGGCAGGACTCCCGGATGGGGTGTTCAACGTGGTGCAGGGCGATAAGGTGGCTGTGGACCATCTGCTGAGCCACAAGGACATTGCTGCCATCAGTTTTGTGGGTTCCACCCCGATTGCCCAGTACGTGTATGAAACCGGAACAAAACACGGCAAGCGGGTGCAGGCTCTGGGCGGTGCAAAAAACCACATGCTGGTCCTGCCCGATGCGGACATCAACATGGCTGCAGATGCTGCGGTCTCTGCTGCATACGGTTCTGCCGGAGAGCGCTGTATGGCCATCTCGGTGGTGGTCGCTGTGGGTGGGGTGGGAGATCAACTCGTCGAGGCCATTTCTGAGCGCCTCCCGAAACTCAAAGTAGGTCCAGGGAATGATCCCCAGAGCGAAATGGGACCTCTCATCACCAGAGAACACAGAGACAAAGTGGCCTCTTACATCGCAGGCGCAGAAACCCAGGGTGCCAAAGTGGTGGTGGATGGTCGCAGCACTGAAGTGCCTGGAAATGGCTTCTTCCTCGGGGTGAGCCTGATCGACAACGTGACGCCAGACATGTCCTGTTATCAGGATGAGATTTTCGGTCCGGTGCTGTGTGTGGTGCGTGCGGACACCTATGAGGAGGGCCTTAACCTCATCAACGACAACCCTTATGGCAACGGAACCGCCATCTTCACCCGCGATGGTGGGGTGGCCCGCAAGTTCCAGTTCGAGTGCAATGCTGGCATGGTCGGGGTGAATGTGCCCATTCCTGTTCCTGTGGCCTATTACAGCTTTGGAGGCTGGAAAGCCAGTCTGTTCGGGGACACCCACATGTACGGACCGGACGGCATCAAGTTCTTCACCCGCACCAAAGTGGTGACGAGCCGCTGGCCTGATCCGAGCACATCGAAAGTGGACCTCGGATTCCCGCAGACCCGCTAAACCAGAATGTTTGCAGGAGGCTCCCTTCGGGGAGCTTCTTCGTTTGATGCGGGATTCAAACACCAAAACGTGCGGGTTCATTGCAGACATTTCGTGCAGCACCTGCATACTCAGCTTCGTTGCTGATGAAGTGTTCCTCCAGCAGTTGTTTTGCTTCTGCCAGAGATTGGGTGTGCCCCAGGGTTTCAAGGTTGTGGATCAGACGAAGCAAACGGATGGTGCGTTGAATGGCAGAATGACGATTCCTGACCAGCCTTCTGCGTTTCAGGTTGCAGATTCTGATTGTGGCTTTCAATCGATCACTGGCACCCCGTTCAATGATTCTGCCCAGTGGACTGTACTTGATTTCTGCTTCGGGATGGTCCACACATGGATGCAAAAGCAGGGGTGCTTCATCCAGAAGGTTGCCAGAGGGATGTCTGACCCGTTTGGTTTCGTCCTTCAGAGGGAATTGGGTGAATTTGCCTGCTGCAGCAATGCGGGTCGGATCATCCCACAGGGGGCGATCTGAGAGGTTCTGATTGCACGGAGCACAAGAAGGCAGCAAATTGTTCCAGTCGTAGATCAGCCAGTAGTAACCAGGATGGCCTGGACAATTGGCGACTGCCCCTTTGGGACGGTAATGCTCAATGTCCCAGACAGCGCCCGTGATGCGTGTTTCACAGTAGGCACACTTGCCATAAAAGAGTTTCTCCAGCGCCATCCTTACCTGATCATGCCCATACACAGAGGACCGGGCTTCATGTTTTCCAATGGCCGGGTTCTCGGTTTCTGCAATGGCCAGAGCAGTATGTTTTGCGGCAGAGTTGAACCATGTTTTGTTGGGGCGAATGTCTTTGCCGCGTGCATCTTTGCGGTTAAAAACAATGTCAATCATTTTTGCGTTCCTGCCGGAGGGTTTGTTCCAGCTTTCTGAGTTCCTTGAGAATCAGGTCGTCGGGGTCTTCAGATTGCATCTGGGTGGCAAGCAAGTTCATGCGATGAAGGTCCTGAGGGGTTCTCTGTTTCTCACTTTTGCTGACCAGGTCATCGTATTCATCAGAAATGGCTTTCAGGTGTGAGCTGTAGATTTCTGTGTCGAACATCTGTTCACTTTCCACCAGATCTTCAAGGGTGGACAGTCGATAATCCGGGGCTTCTGCCACAGTGACTTCAGATGGAGAAATGTGTTTCAGCACCACCACCTCACTGGGGTCCACACCCAGAGTCACGATGGGACTGTGGGTGGTCGCAATGATCTGCATCTTTGGAAACAGAACAGACAGATTCTGCATGAGGCTGTACTGCAGTCTGGGGTGCAGGTGTTGTTCAATTTCGTCAATCAGCAACAGTCCACTGATTTCCTGAGAGTGGTCAAACTTTTCATGGTTGAGTGCCCAGGCATAAACATCAATCACCCACTGGAAAGTCAGGCGGTACCCATCCGCCCAGCCTTCCAGTGGAATTTTTTCTCCTCTGGGCTGCTCGATGAATACACCTCCACCTTTGTTGATCACCAGTTTTGCACCACGTGGCAATCCCAGAGCCTTTTGAATGCCAGTCATGAAAGAGGTGTATTTTTGCTTTCCATAAAAATCCTGGATGCGTCTCAGGGTCAATTCTGGATCGGCCAGACCGCTGCCAGCTTCAAACAGGGTTCGGGTGGCCCCTGAAACTTCATACTGGCTGCTGGTTCGGCTTGATTTTTCGGAGCTTGAACGGGAAACTCCATAGCCAACAACAAATTCTCCAGGCCTTTCTCGATCAAAGGACATTCCATATCCAGCCCGGATCAGGTCATGGTTTTTTTCTCGTTCAAGATTAAATGTGATGGATGTGCCACGAAAGGTTTCCGCAGTGATCTGCCCGAGCCCACCAGACCCTGTGAAATGCCCATTGTGCAGATCCACCAGGAGCCTGGCTTCCCGAACGTCTGCATAGGCAAGGGCAATGGTGCGCAGCAGGGTGGTTTTGCCTGTGCCATTCTGTCCAATGATCAGGGTGCGCATTCTGGGGGCACCTTCATGAACGAAATCAAGTTGCAGGTCTTTAAAGAGACGAATGTTTTTCAAGTGCAATTTTCGGAGATAAGCGGTTTCTTCGTACCCTGGCATGGAAATATTATATGTGGGCAATGGAGCTTGCAGCCATTCGGCAGATGTCAGAGGGTGCAGTAAACCGATACGCTGAACCCCATGACCCAGAACCAGCAAGGCCAGATCATCCTGCTCAACGGAGCTTCCAGTGCAGGAAAGTCCACCCTGTGCAGGGCCATCCAGGCACAGATCGACCAGCCTTTTTTGCAGTTTTCCCTGGATTTTTTCTTTTTCCGTGGGGAGGTTCTGCCAGATCGCAGGGACAGCGAAGGCCCTTTTTCCTGGCCCGTGATGCGTCCCAAATTGTTTGAGGGGTATTTCAATTGCCTCTCTGGACTGCTGGATGCAGGCAACAATCTGGTGGTGGATTACATCGTGGAGACCAGAGAACAACTTGCTGCACTGGTCCAGCGTCTGTCTGCTTTTGATGTGTTCTATGTCGGGGTGCACTGTCCACTCGAGGAACTGGAACGCCGGGAACTGCAAAGGGG
Coding sequences:
- a CDS encoding chloramphenicol phosphotransferase CPT family protein, translated to MTQNQQGQIILLNGASSAGKSTLCRAIQAQIDQPFLQFSLDFFFFRGEVLPDRRDSEGPFSWPVMRPKLFEGYFNCLSGLLDAGNNLVVDYIVETREQLAALVQRLSAFDVFYVGVHCPLEELERRELQRGDRRPGDARMDFQTVHTFSGYDFEVDSTDSPEHNAEKIIAAWKARASSGVFQQLFREFTSS
- a CDS encoding CoA-acylating methylmalonate-semialdehyde dehydrogenase → MTISQDIKRISHWVNGTVTPSNSGRHGNVYNPATGEIQATVDFASTEELDHVIAVAKEAFKTWRSTPLSKRADILFKFRDLVDRNRLELAKLLTAEHGKVTSDALGEIARGLENVEFACGIPNLLKGNYSEQASTGVDVYSIPQPLGVVAGITPFNFPAMVPMWMFANAIGCGNTFILKPSEKDPSASLFMADLLKQAGLPDGVFNVVQGDKVAVDHLLSHKDIAAISFVGSTPIAQYVYETGTKHGKRVQALGGAKNHMLVLPDADINMAADAAVSAAYGSAGERCMAISVVVAVGGVGDQLVEAISERLPKLKVGPGNDPQSEMGPLITREHRDKVASYIAGAETQGAKVVVDGRSTEVPGNGFFLGVSLIDNVTPDMSCYQDEIFGPVLCVVRADTYEEGLNLINDNPYGNGTAIFTRDGGVARKFQFECNAGMVGVNVPIPVPVAYYSFGGWKASLFGDTHMYGPDGIKFFTRTKVVTSRWPDPSTSKVDLGFPQTR
- a CDS encoding PucR family transcriptional regulator → MLPTLQEILNLPAFRKAEVLCGFSQLNQVVTWVHVSEVLDAHRFLSGGELLLTTGVELARAKPQEQANFITSLAQGGAHGLIIELVQWMKEVPQDVLAAARLYDFPLMVFKEEVRYADLTRAAHQRILQPHRETTLEGNPIIEALVETGRHTQFLADQLGPILSLPSRPRSSLLSTLQTLLNHQFNIAEAARILGVRRQTIYYRLEQLRGMLGDLDSPKRQLYLQVALEVLVLEPTDFDTLSLVRQENKKIL
- a CDS encoding AAA family ATPase; amino-acid sequence: MPGYEETAYLRKLHLKNIRLFKDLQLDFVHEGAPRMRTLIIGQNGTGKTTLLRTIALAYADVREARLLVDLHNGHFTGSGGLGQITAETFRGTSITFNLEREKNHDLIRAGYGMSFDRERPGEFVVGYGVSRSSSEKSSRTSSQYEVSGATRTLFEAGSGLADPELTLRRIQDFYGKQKYTSFMTGIQKALGLPRGAKLVINKGGGVFIEQPRGEKIPLEGWADGYRLTFQWVIDVYAWALNHEKFDHSQEISGLLLIDEIEQHLHPRLQYSLMQNLSVLFPKMQIIATTHSPIVTLGVDPSEVVVLKHISPSEVTVAEAPDYRLSTLEDLVESEQMFDTEIYSSHLKAISDEYDDLVSKSEKQRTPQDLHRMNLLATQMQSEDPDDLILKELRKLEQTLRQERKND
- a CDS encoding aminotransferase class III-fold pyridoxal phosphate-dependent enzyme translates to MDSKEVIQQNRDYTLFSWSVQSQANPIHIAGGKGAYFFDGDGNHWLDFSSQLININVGHQHPKVLEAIKKQVDELCFAAPAFASKPRGELGKRLAEVTGLAKSFFTLGGSEANENAMKIARLVTGRDKIITRYRSYHGATMGSMTASGDPRRWPVEPGIPGIVRVFDPYCYRCPFGKQPDWCHRECVSHIEEVIQMEGPHTIAAIMVEGITGSNGLLVPPDDYYPKLRALCDKYGILLIDDEVMSGFGRTGTYLATQHYGIKPDIVTCAKGLTSGYMPLGAVIVSDRIAQHFENTMLWGGLTYSSHPVSCAAAIANLDVYEEERIFDNVNSLGHHLGQRLEAMKEKFACVGDVRYIGLFSVLELVKNKETREPLAPFNGSSPEMQKLAAYLKSKHIYAFVRFNMVWVCPPLVISQEDLDKGLDVYEEALALVDEMIQAPAAD